One window from the genome of Salisaeta longa DSM 21114 encodes:
- a CDS encoding efflux RND transporter periplasmic adaptor subunit yields MPSRLLVILLLAAPVLWTACSSGPPADATAAPDNRTRVETLRLTPTSFQDAIEITGSVESLNDVRISAQAAGTVERLRRLGTFLQTGDTLAVLDQDIARANTQQAQANYEAAQAQFDLAEDSYQRQLPLYKDSILSALEFQQVRTNYQQARAQLVQAKAAVAQAQKQLRNTVVLAPFSGTVEEHFIEVGEQAGAGAPLVRLVSTQRVRVRVGVPERYASDIEEGTSVKVAFQAYGIAPRTAPVTFVGRTINPQSRTFPIEIELENPGGLLKPEMVARVVLPRNELQNALVIPRAAVIRSENGNSVFTVKATDSTKVAQRQPVQLGPAYGGAVVVAQGLQPSDEVVVLGQTDLTEGVAVEVVQQYTSIEEAANSFRPRTPAPETALPAPTQPAPSAQ; encoded by the coding sequence ATGCCTTCTCGCCTTCTTGTTATCCTGCTGCTCGCAGCGCCTGTGCTGTGGACGGCCTGCTCAAGCGGTCCACCGGCCGATGCCACCGCCGCGCCCGACAACCGGACGCGCGTCGAGACGCTGCGCCTGACGCCCACGTCGTTTCAGGATGCTATTGAAATTACCGGCAGCGTTGAGTCGCTAAACGACGTACGAATTTCGGCACAAGCAGCCGGCACCGTCGAGCGCTTGCGCCGCCTTGGCACGTTTTTGCAAACCGGCGACACGCTGGCCGTGCTCGACCAAGACATTGCGCGCGCCAACACGCAGCAGGCACAGGCCAATTACGAGGCCGCCCAGGCGCAATTTGACCTGGCAGAAGACAGCTACCAGCGGCAACTGCCGCTCTACAAGGATTCAATCTTGAGCGCGCTGGAGTTTCAGCAGGTGCGCACCAACTACCAGCAGGCGCGGGCCCAGCTGGTACAAGCCAAGGCGGCCGTGGCCCAGGCCCAAAAGCAGCTGCGCAACACCGTGGTGCTGGCGCCCTTCAGCGGTACGGTTGAGGAGCACTTCATCGAGGTGGGCGAGCAAGCCGGAGCCGGTGCGCCGCTGGTGCGTCTGGTAAGCACACAGCGCGTGCGGGTACGCGTCGGTGTGCCGGAGCGATACGCCAGCGACATTGAGGAAGGTACGTCGGTAAAGGTAGCCTTTCAGGCCTACGGCATTGCGCCGCGCACGGCGCCCGTGACGTTTGTGGGGCGTACCATCAATCCCCAGAGCCGTACCTTTCCGATTGAGATTGAGCTGGAGAACCCCGGCGGCCTCCTGAAGCCCGAGATGGTCGCACGCGTGGTGCTCCCGCGTAACGAGCTGCAAAACGCGCTGGTCATCCCGCGGGCCGCGGTGATCCGTAGCGAAAACGGCAACAGCGTATTCACCGTCAAGGCCACCGACAGCACAAAGGTCGCGCAACGACAGCCGGTGCAGCTGGGGCCCGCCTACGGCGGCGCCGTGGTGGTCGCCCAGGGCCTGCAGCCCAGCGACGAAGTGGTGGTGCTGGGTCAAACCGACCTTACCGAAGGCGTTGCCGTGGAGGTGGTGCAGCAGTACACAAGCATCGAAGAGGCCGCCAACAGCTTCCGCCCGCGCACGCCCGCACCCGAAACGGCGCTCCCCGCGCCTACGCAACCGGCCCCCTCGGCCCAGTAG